Below is a genomic region from Leifsonia sp. Root112D2.
TCCGCAGCTCACGCAGGCCTTCCAGACGCAGGCCGTTCCCACCGTCGCGGCCCTCATCGGAGGCCGCCCGGTCGCCCTGTTCAGCGGCACGGTTGACGAGCAGCAGCTGCGTGAGGTCTTCGATCAGGCGCTTCAGCTGGCCGCCCAGAACGGCGTCACCGGCGCGGCGGTTGTCGAGGGGTCTCCGGATGCCGGCACCGAGGCATCCGCAGAACCGGCGGAAGAGACGCCGACGCCGCTGCCACCGCACCACGCCGAGGCGTATGCGGCCATCGAGCAGGGCGACTACGACACGGCCATCGAGGAATACAAGACGGCCATCGCCCAGGATCCCCGTGACACCATGGCGGTTGCGGGGCTTGCCCAGGTGGGGCTGCTGGCCCGGCTGAAGGGTACGGCGGCCGCGCAGATTCGTGCCGCCGCCGCCGAGGCGCCGAGCGATCCGCAGGCGCAATTGCTCGTTGCCGACCTCGATGTCTCGGGCGGCCACCTCGAGGATGCGTTCGGTCGCCTGCTCGACCTGTTCCCGAAGCTCGACAAAGACGCGAAGGACGCCGTTCGCGTGCGCCTGCTGGATTATTTCGAGATCGCCGGTGTGGATGACCCTCGGGTGGCCAAGGCCCGGTCTAGGCTGGCGGCGCTGCTCTACTAATCCGTTCGTCGCCCGCAGGGAGTCCCACAGGTGTCACGTGTTCTTGTCGTCGGAGGAACAGGACTGGCCGGACGCGCAGTCGTCACCGAGGCATTGAGCCGTGGCCACCAGGTCGTCGTCGCCAGTCGTCGCGTTCCCGCCGAGGGGAGCGAGGCTCGGCTCGATGGCGCCGAATATTATGCGGTCGACCTGGTTGCGGCATCCGGATTCGACGAGGCGCTCGAGGGTGTCGACGTGCTCATCGACACCACGAACGGCATGTCCCGCTCGTCGCGGGAAGTCTTCACGGTCGGTGCCCTTAATCTGATGCATGCGGCGGCCCGCTGGGGAATCGAGCGCGCGGTGCTGCTGTCGATAGTGAATGTGGACCGCTCCAACTACGTCTACTACCGGGCCAAGACGGCTCAGGAGAACGTGTACAGGCAATCGCTGCTGGAGACGCGCGTGGTTCGGGCGACGCAGTTTCACAACCTCGTCGGGTCGATCTTCAAGGCGGGCGCCCGCCGCGGGCTGATACCTGCCTTCTCGGGCATCCGGCTGCAACCGATCGACGTGGCCGACGTCGCTCGCATCCTCGTGGATACGGCGGAGGGCGTCGGACCGGCCAACACGACGTTCACCGTTGGCGGCCCTGAGGTGCTCGGCATGCGCGACATGGCGGTGCTGTGGAAGCACGCCGTCGGCTCCCGTGCGCTGATCGCACCGCTGCGCATGCCCGGCGAACTCGGTAAGCTCTGGCGCTCCGGTGGCGCGCTCGTGATCGAGCACTCGGTCGGGCAGACAACGTTCTCGCAGTGGCTGGCGGCGCAGACCGCGTCGCGCACGCCATAGTCGCTACCGTCGCCGGTCACCGCGCCGGGGTTACCGTACCGGGCGCAGCCAGAGTGCTCCGAGCGGTGGCAGCGTCAGCTCGGCGGATGCCGGCCGTGAGCCCCACGGTTCCGCGCTTGCCGTGACCCCGCCCAGATTGCCGACACCGGAGCCGCCGAACTCGGCGGCATCCGTGTTCAGGGCCTCCTCCCAGCGCCCGGCGAAAGGCAGACCGACCCGGTAGTTGTCGTGTGGAACCCCGGAGAAGTTCATGATGGCCACGAGTGGCTTGCCCTCGCGATCCCAGCGCAGGAACGAGACAACGTTGCGTTGCGCATCGCCGCCGTCGATCCACTCGAAGCCGCCGGGCTCGTTGTCCCGTGCCCAGAGCGCGGGAGTGTCGCGGTAGACCCGGTTCAGCTGTGCGACGAGCTCGAAGAGGCCGCGATGCGCCGGCTGGTCGAGAATCCACCAGTCCAGCCCGCGTTCCTCGCTCCACTCGCTGGGCTGGCCGAATTCCTGACCCATGAACAGCAGTTGCTTGCCGGGGTGCGCCCACATGAAGGCGAGATAGACGCGCACATTTGCCAGCTGCTGCCAGTGATCTCCCGGCATCTTGCCCAGCAGGGAGCCCTTGCCGTGCACGACCTCGTCGTGGCTGATCGGCAGCATGAAGTTCTCGCTGAACGCATAGACGAACGAGAAGGTGATCTCGCTGTGGTGGTAGGCGCGGTACATCGGGTCTTCCTGCATGTACTGCAGCGAATCGTGCATCCAGCCCATGTTCCACTTGATGCCGAATCCGAGCCCGCCGCTTGAGGTGGGCGCCGTCACGCCGGGCCAGCTCGTGGACTCCTCGGCGATCATGAGGGTGCCGGGGTTGCGCTTGTACGCGGTGGCCGTCACCTCCTGCAGCAGCGCGATGGCCTCGAGGTTCTCGCGCCCGCCGTGGATGTTCGGTTCCCACTGGCCGTCTTCGCGCGAGTAGTCCAGGTAGAGCATGGATGCCACGGCGTCGACGCGCAGACCGTCGACATGGAATTCCTCCAGCCAGTACAGGGCGTTGGCGACGAGAAAGTTGCGCACTTGGCTCTGGCCGAAGTCGAAGACGTATGTGCCCCAGTCCTGGTGCTCGCCGCGGCGCGGGTCCGCGTGTTCATACAGCGCCTGGCCGTCGAAGCGGCCCAGCGCCCACTCGTCCTTGGGAAAGTGGCCGGGAACCCAGTCCATGATCACGCCGATGCCGGCCTGGTGCAGCCGGTCGATGAGATAGCGCAGGTCGTCCGGATGCCCGAAGCGGCTCGTCGGTGCGTAGTAGCCGGTCACCTGGTAGCCCCAGGAACCGCCGAACGGATGCTCCGCCAGGGGCAGGAACTCCACGTGCGTGTACCCGAGCTCGCCCACGTACTCAATGAGGTGGTCGGCGGCCTCCCGGTAGCCGAGCCCCGGCCGCCAGCTGCCGAGGTGCACCTCGTAGACGCTCAGGGGGCCGTCGTGCGGGTCGTTCGAGGCGCGGGCGGCCAGCCACGCGGCATCCGCCCATTCGTAGCTGCTGGAGCCGATGACGGATGCGGTGGCCGGCGGCACCTCCGTGAATCGGGCCATCGGGTCGGCTCTGCGCACCCATTCGCCATTCTGGCCGAGCAGCTCGAACTTGTATGTACCCGCGGTGAGGCCGGGCACGAACAGCTCCCATACGCCCGTGGGCCCCATGGAGCGCATAGCGTGCTTGGTGCCGTCCCAGCCGTTGTGGTCGCCTATCACGCGCACGGCACGGGCATGCGGGGCCCACACGGTGAACGCCGTGCCGCTCGTCGCCTTCTCGATGCCGGTGTGCTCGATGATGTGCGCGCCGAGAGCGCTCCAGAGCTGCTCGTGCCGGCCCTCACCGATGAGGTGCAGATCGAGTTCGCCGATCGTGGGGGAGTAGCGGTATGGATCGTCGTCGAGCCACGCCGGGGCATCCGGGTAGCGCGCCTCGATGAGGTAGTCCTGCAGGCCGAGCAGGCTGAACCCCTGCCAAATTCCGTGAGCCAGATGACTGAGCTCGATGCGGGCGCCAGTGGCGAGCACCGCCGTCACCTCGGAGGCGAGCGGGCGCAGCGCACGGATGACCGTCACAGGGTCGGCCACGCCAGCCGCGGCAACGAGATGCTGGCCGAGCACCGCGTGCGGGTCGTGGTGGGCGCCGGCGGCAACCGCGGCCAGCATCCCGTCATCGAGCTCTGGCAGGGCGAGGGCGGCGTGGCCCTCGGGAATGACGGTCATTGCTCTGCCTTCCTGGAGAGAGAGGGGCTCTGTCGAACGTGAAGAATATGCACCGGCTCGCCGAAGGCATCCAGCCGAACGTAGTTGTCAGCGCCCCAGATCCAGACGGCGCCCGTCACCAGGTCCTCGACCTCGAATGTCGCGCCGGCCCGGATGCCGAATTGCTCGACATCGAGATGCACGATCGTCTCGCGCACGGAATGCGGGTCGACGTTCGCGACGACGATGATCGCATCCGCCTCGCCGTCCGCCGTGAACGCGCCGTCGAGATACTTGCTGTAGACGAGAATCGACGTATCGTCGCTGTCGTGCACGTGCAGGTTGCGCAACTGCCGCAGCGCCGGATGCTCACGCCTGATGCGGTTCAGCAGCGCGAGAGCCGGGGCGAGCGAGCGGCCCTCTGCCTCCGCACGGGCGTAGTCGCGGGGGCGGAACTCGAACTTCTCGTTGTCGATGTACTCCTCGGCGCCCGCTCGAGCCACCGATTCGAAGAGCTCGAACCCCGAATATACGCCCCAGATCGGGGCCGCGGTTGCGGCGATGGCGGCGCGAATCCAGAACGCCGCAGGGCCGCCGAACTGCAGGTACTCGGTGAGAATATCCGGGGTGTTCACGAACAGGTTCGGGCGCAGAAAATCAGCCGTCTCGTGGGCGAGCGAGTCGAGAAACTCCTCGAGTTCCTCGCGCGTGTTGCGCCAGGTGAAGTAGGTGTACGACTGCTGAAAGCCCACCTTCGCGAGTGAATGCACGATGTCCGGCCGGGTGAACGCCTCGGCCAGGAAAATTACGTCGGGCTGCTCAGCGTTCACCGTGTGAATCAGCCACTCCCAGAAGTCCAGCGGCTTGGTGTGCGGGTTGTCGACACGGAAGATGCGGATGCCGAGAGCCATCCAGTGTCGAACGATGCGCAGCACCTCGGCGCGGATGCCTTCGGGGTCGTTGTCGAAGTTCACCGGGTAGATGTCCTGGTACTTCTTCGGCGGGTTTTCCGCGTAGGCGATCGAGCCGTCGGGCAGCGTCGTGAACCATTCCGGATGCGCCGCCACCCACGGGTGGTCGGGCGAGGCCTGCAGAGCCAGGTCGATGGCCACCTCGAGGCCGGCGGTCTTCGCCCTGCCGAGGAAGAACCTGAAGTCCTTCTCGCCGCCGAGTTCGGGGTGAATCGCATCGTGGCCGCCGTCGGTGGAGCCGATGGCCCACGGTGAGCCGGGGTCGTTGGCGCCGGCGGTCAGCGTGTTGTTCGGCCCCTTGCGAAAGGCCGTGCCGATCGGATGTATCGGCGGCAGATAGACCACGTCGAAGCCCATGGCGGCGATAGCGGGCAGCCGCTTCGCCGCGGTGCGGAAGGTGCCCGACTTCCACGAGCCGTCCGCGTTCTTCTTCGCCCCCTCCGAGCGGGGAAAGAACTCATACCAGGCGCCGACGCCGGCGCGGTCCCGCTCCACGAGGATGCTGCGGCTCGCCGAGAACGATTCGAGGCTCGCAAGCGGGCGAGTGTCCGCGGCTCGCTGCAGTTTTGGGTCAGAGAGCAGGGCGAAGCGGGTTTCGGGCGGCGTGGTCGCGTCGGCAAGCGTCGCCGCGGCCGCCGCGAACAGCCGCCGTTCGGCGGCCGGTCGCGTCTTGTCTACTGCGGCCGTGGCAAGCATCCGCGAACCGATGGCGTACATGACCTCCACGTCGATCCCCGCGGCAATCTTGATGCCCGCATCGTGCACCCAGGTGGCGAAATCGTCGGCGTATGCCCGCACGCGGTACGTCCACGTGCCCTGCTCGTCAAGCCGCACCTCGGCCTGCCAGCGATCGAGGCCCTTCGTGACAAGCGACATGCGGTGCTCGCTCGTGGTGCCTGCCGGGCTCGTCAGCAGCAGGGTGACCCCGATGAGGTCATGCCCCTCGCGGAACGCCGTCGCACGAAACGGCACCACCTCGCCTTCGAAGGCCTTCGCGGGCCAGAGTCCACCCTCCACGGCCGGTGTCACGTTCAGTATCGGTATGCGGCCGATCGCCGGTCTGAAGGCCGCGCTCGCGGCATCCGGTGCCGGCACGGCCGGCTTCGTCGTGCGTGCAGTTTCCCCAGTCTTTGCCACAACTTCGACCGTAGTGCCCTGCGCCCGAGTTGGCACGCTCGCATAGGCTGGGCGGGTGAAGGCAATCCGTCGACTTACCGTCCGTTCCGTGCTGCCTGAGGCGCTTGCCGCGCTGCGGGAATTGTCCGGCAATCTGCGCTGGTCGTGGCACGAGCCCACCCGCGAGCTGTTCGCGGCGATTGACCCCGAGTTGTGGCAGCAGACGCACCATGATCCGATAGCGGTACTGGCCGGCGCGAGTGCCGACCGGCTGCAGCAGCTGGCGGGCGACAGCGACTATCTCGACGCGCTCGCCCGGCAGCGTGACGAGCTGCGCGGCTACCTCGACCAGCCTCGCTGGTACCAGTCGCTCGACGAGCGCGCCCCGGCCTGCATCGCCTATTTCTCGCCGGAGTTCGGCATCGCCGCCGCGCTGCCGCAGTACTCGGGTGGGCTGGGGATTCTGGCCGGAGATCACCTGAAGAGCGCATCCGATCTGGGCCTGCCGCTCGTGGGCGTCGGGCTGTTCTATCGTTCGGGCTACTTTGCGCAGGCCATCTCGGCCAGCGGCTGGCAGGAGGAGAGTTATCCCGCGCTTGAGGCCGACGGACTGCCGCTGACGACGCTGCAGCGGGCCGACGGCAGCACCGTGTTGATCACGCTTGCCCTGACCGACGGCCGCGTGCTGCACGCCCGCATTCTGCAGGCCGCCGTGGGCCGTGTGCGCCTGCTGCTGCTCGACACCGATATCGACGAGAACGACGAGACGCTGCGCGCCGTCACCGATCGTCTCTACGGCGGCACGGGCGAACACCGGCTGCTGCAGGAGTTGCTGCTCGGCATCGGCGGCGCGCGGGCGGTGGAGGAGTGGGCAACCATCTCCGGCGCCCCGCGCCCCGAGATCTTCCACACCAACGAGGGGCACGCGGGTTTTCAGGGCGTGGAGCGT
It encodes:
- a CDS encoding tetratricopeptide repeat protein, which codes for MSNVPPSVGNLRGAVDLSSLVNRAAAPASGTAAAPSTTVPLPGLVFEATDATFNDFLDLSMTVPLIVELYSPRSEPGTQFSVTLQRVVTEYAGRLVLVRVDADANPQLTQAFQTQAVPTVAALIGGRPVALFSGTVDEQQLREVFDQALQLAAQNGVTGAAVVEGSPDAGTEASAEPAEETPTPLPPHHAEAYAAIEQGDYDTAIEEYKTAIAQDPRDTMAVAGLAQVGLLARLKGTAAAQIRAAAAEAPSDPQAQLLVADLDVSGGHLEDAFGRLLDLFPKLDKDAKDAVRVRLLDYFEIAGVDDPRVAKARSRLAALLY
- a CDS encoding SDR family oxidoreductase; its protein translation is MSRVLVVGGTGLAGRAVVTEALSRGHQVVVASRRVPAEGSEARLDGAEYYAVDLVAASGFDEALEGVDVLIDTTNGMSRSSREVFTVGALNLMHAAARWGIERAVLLSIVNVDRSNYVYYRAKTAQENVYRQSLLETRVVRATQFHNLVGSIFKAGARRGLIPAFSGIRLQPIDVADVARILVDTAEGVGPANTTFTVGGPEVLGMRDMAVLWKHAVGSRALIAPLRMPGELGKLWRSGGALVIEHSVGQTTFSQWLAAQTASRTP
- the glgB gene encoding 1,4-alpha-glucan branching protein GlgB, which translates into the protein MTVIPEGHAALALPELDDGMLAAVAAGAHHDPHAVLGQHLVAAAGVADPVTVIRALRPLASEVTAVLATGARIELSHLAHGIWQGFSLLGLQDYLIEARYPDAPAWLDDDPYRYSPTIGELDLHLIGEGRHEQLWSALGAHIIEHTGIEKATSGTAFTVWAPHARAVRVIGDHNGWDGTKHAMRSMGPTGVWELFVPGLTAGTYKFELLGQNGEWVRRADPMARFTEVPPATASVIGSSSYEWADAAWLAARASNDPHDGPLSVYEVHLGSWRPGLGYREAADHLIEYVGELGYTHVEFLPLAEHPFGGSWGYQVTGYYAPTSRFGHPDDLRYLIDRLHQAGIGVIMDWVPGHFPKDEWALGRFDGQALYEHADPRRGEHQDWGTYVFDFGQSQVRNFLVANALYWLEEFHVDGLRVDAVASMLYLDYSREDGQWEPNIHGGRENLEAIALLQEVTATAYKRNPGTLMIAEESTSWPGVTAPTSSGGLGFGIKWNMGWMHDSLQYMQEDPMYRAYHHSEITFSFVYAFSENFMLPISHDEVVHGKGSLLGKMPGDHWQQLANVRVYLAFMWAHPGKQLLFMGQEFGQPSEWSEERGLDWWILDQPAHRGLFELVAQLNRVYRDTPALWARDNEPGGFEWIDGGDAQRNVVSFLRWDREGKPLVAIMNFSGVPHDNYRVGLPFAGRWEEALNTDAAEFGGSGVGNLGGVTASAEPWGSRPASAELTLPPLGALWLRPVR
- a CDS encoding maltotransferase domain-containing protein, whose translation is MEGGLWPAKAFEGEVVPFRATAFREGHDLIGVTLLLTSPAGTTSEHRMSLVTKGLDRWQAEVRLDEQGTWTYRVRAYADDFATWVHDAGIKIAAGIDVEVMYAIGSRMLATAAVDKTRPAAERRLFAAAAATLADATTPPETRFALLSDPKLQRAADTRPLASLESFSASRSILVERDRAGVGAWYEFFPRSEGAKKNADGSWKSGTFRTAAKRLPAIAAMGFDVVYLPPIHPIGTAFRKGPNNTLTAGANDPGSPWAIGSTDGGHDAIHPELGGEKDFRFFLGRAKTAGLEVAIDLALQASPDHPWVAAHPEWFTTLPDGSIAYAENPPKKYQDIYPVNFDNDPEGIRAEVLRIVRHWMALGIRIFRVDNPHTKPLDFWEWLIHTVNAEQPDVIFLAEAFTRPDIVHSLAKVGFQQSYTYFTWRNTREELEEFLDSLAHETADFLRPNLFVNTPDILTEYLQFGGPAAFWIRAAIAATAAPIWGVYSGFELFESVARAGAEEYIDNEKFEFRPRDYARAEAEGRSLAPALALLNRIRREHPALRQLRNLHVHDSDDTSILVYSKYLDGAFTADGEADAIIVVANVDPHSVRETIVHLDVEQFGIRAGATFEVEDLVTGAVWIWGADNYVRLDAFGEPVHILHVRQSPSLSRKAEQ